From a region of the Leptospirales bacterium genome:
- a CDS encoding LysM peptidoglycan-binding domain-containing M23 family metallopeptidase, whose protein sequence is MIVGNAQRPWLFSGRRLTLTLLLLPAILLGPAAHAEGRPDYYRVRNGDTLSGISQKFRVPLQRLRQMNGLRPGQTLQAGRTLKVGVRRSRAQPAHRPEPVGQRWRPMGPETQTLLPLNYNAPAPAKLIFRNADFEARLYARSFAQGNAAYLEILPPSGRPALPAHSIIEAKFGGELVPLTATRFGYAAVFALAPDSGAGRQRLELRFGAQPAIHQYGYNVAVRRTAFPATAWRVNVGPPESRRTADPAIVAQRAEQARREGEKKARVFALNSANMLTNRTAHPRDSHKITSQFFTLRRIYRFFYRNRRRIQDSTGSYRHRGLDLRGRIGDPIFAMANGRVVCAERMRGEGNFIVIDHGNKIFTGYMHMNRFNVSEGQYVQAGQLLGAAGATGNVTGAHLHMSLWVRGVPLEALSLLSLPIRF, encoded by the coding sequence ATGATCGTCGGCAACGCTCAACGACCCTGGCTGTTCTCTGGGCGGCGGCTGACTTTGACGCTGCTGTTGCTCCCGGCAATTCTCCTCGGACCGGCGGCGCATGCCGAGGGTCGTCCCGACTACTACCGCGTACGCAACGGCGACACGCTGAGCGGCATTTCCCAGAAATTCCGCGTGCCCCTGCAGCGCTTGCGACAGATGAATGGACTGCGCCCCGGTCAAACGTTGCAGGCTGGTCGCACGCTGAAGGTCGGCGTGCGCCGCAGCCGAGCGCAGCCTGCCCATCGCCCAGAACCAGTAGGACAGCGCTGGCGACCGATGGGACCCGAAACGCAAACGCTGCTGCCGCTCAACTACAATGCGCCGGCGCCGGCCAAATTGATCTTCCGCAATGCCGATTTCGAGGCTCGCCTCTATGCGCGCAGCTTCGCGCAGGGTAATGCCGCATATCTGGAGATTCTTCCGCCCTCCGGTCGCCCGGCCCTCCCCGCTCATTCCATCATCGAAGCAAAGTTCGGCGGAGAGCTTGTGCCGCTGACGGCGACGCGCTTCGGTTACGCCGCGGTCTTTGCCCTGGCGCCGGATAGCGGCGCAGGTAGACAGCGCCTCGAACTGCGCTTTGGCGCGCAGCCTGCCATTCATCAGTATGGATACAATGTTGCGGTCCGTCGCACGGCATTTCCGGCGACCGCCTGGCGCGTAAACGTCGGACCTCCGGAAAGCAGAAGAACGGCTGATCCGGCTATTGTCGCGCAGCGCGCCGAACAGGCGCGGCGCGAGGGAGAGAAGAAGGCGCGCGTATTTGCCTTGAACAGCGCCAACATGCTGACCAATCGCACTGCTCATCCGCGCGATTCGCATAAAATTACTTCGCAATTCTTTACCTTGCGACGCATCTACCGTTTTTTCTACCGCAATCGTCGACGCATCCAGGATTCAACGGGATCCTATCGACATCGCGGCCTTGATTTACGCGGCCGAATCGGCGATCCGATTTTTGCCATGGCCAATGGTCGCGTCGTCTGCGCTGAACGAATGCGCGGCGAGGGCAACTTCATCGTCATTGACCACGGCAACAAAATTTTTACCGGTTACATGCATATGAATCGCTTCAATGTAAGCGAGGGCCAGTACGTTCAAGCCGGTCAGCTGCTTGGAGCGGCCGGCGCCACTGGCAACGTCACCGGGGCTCACCTGCACATGAGTCTGTGGGTTCGCGGCGTACCTCTGGAAGCGCTCAGTTTGCTTTCATTGCCTATTCGCTTCTGA
- the vsr gene encoding DNA mismatch endonuclease Vsr → MSDVFDKLQRSAVMRSVASRDTAPERRVVAALHQMGHRFAQHDAQLPGIPDLVLRRRRLAIFVHGCFWHGHDGCKHARRPTSNRSYWDRKLDGNLRRDRSRRRQLNRLGWRTAVIWECQTRDVPSLQRRLQSILRRCAAPTGANRNPRSEK, encoded by the coding sequence ATGAGCGATGTCTTTGACAAACTACAACGTAGCGCAGTGATGCGCAGCGTTGCATCCAGAGATACGGCGCCGGAACGTCGCGTCGTCGCCGCTTTGCACCAGATGGGCCATCGCTTTGCACAGCACGACGCCCAATTGCCGGGAATTCCCGATCTGGTGCTGCGCAGAAGACGACTGGCGATCTTTGTGCACGGCTGCTTCTGGCACGGCCATGACGGTTGCAAGCACGCCCGCCGGCCGACCAGCAATCGCAGCTACTGGGATCGCAAACTGGACGGCAACCTGCGTCGCGACCGCAGCCGACGACGGCAGTTGAATCGGCTTGGCTGGAGGACGGCGGTCATCTGGGAATGCCAGACGCGCGACGTCCCCTCCCTGCAGCGTCGACTGCAATCGATTTTGCGACGCTGTGCAGCGCCTACTGGCGCAAATCGGAATCCTCGATCGGAAAAGTGA
- the dcm gene encoding DNA (cytosine-5-)-methyltransferase translates to MAGRRGMLEFFAGGGMAACALQRNWQVLLANEISASKSQSYRANFPRHRLIEGDVASLRLEQLPHDVELAWSSFPCQDLSLAGRGRGLAGERSGVFFHFWRLIKELRRGQRAPGLIAIENVIGLASRREGADLLALLDLLAAEDYWIGALALDAAHFLPQSRPRLIVLGVDAQRIERAALLAEGNGREAEKVRWDAPALQRLRQRLTPHLQERWIPFHLPEPTAGRPQLEAILDEQDVEWDSAASTAHLLSQMSATQRARLEQARKAGDFCGALFRRTRRDKDGRSVVRAECRFDGMAGCLRTPAGGSSRQILLQYHKGRPRSRLFTPRETARLMGLPDTYILPQRANEAYRLTGDGLAVPAAAFLDQHLLTPLCKRLRPRPAVAP, encoded by the coding sequence ATGGCGGGGCGCAGAGGCATGCTGGAGTTTTTTGCCGGCGGCGGCATGGCGGCTTGCGCGCTGCAACGCAACTGGCAGGTGCTGCTGGCCAATGAAATTTCGGCTTCCAAGTCACAGAGCTATCGCGCAAATTTTCCCCGGCACAGGCTGATTGAGGGCGACGTCGCCTCCCTTCGCCTGGAGCAACTGCCGCACGATGTTGAGCTGGCCTGGAGCAGCTTCCCCTGTCAGGATCTTTCGCTGGCCGGACGCGGTCGCGGCCTGGCCGGCGAACGCAGCGGCGTGTTTTTTCACTTCTGGCGTCTGATCAAGGAATTGCGTCGCGGACAGCGCGCCCCAGGATTGATTGCAATTGAAAATGTTATCGGTCTGGCCAGCCGGCGCGAAGGCGCTGATCTGCTGGCATTGCTGGACCTGCTGGCTGCCGAGGACTACTGGATTGGCGCCCTTGCTCTGGATGCGGCCCACTTTCTGCCGCAATCGCGGCCTCGATTGATCGTACTCGGCGTGGATGCGCAGCGCATTGAGCGCGCCGCCCTGCTTGCAGAAGGGAATGGCCGAGAGGCCGAAAAAGTTCGGTGGGATGCGCCGGCCTTGCAAAGGCTGCGGCAGCGTCTAACGCCGCATTTGCAGGAGCGCTGGATTCCATTCCATTTGCCTGAGCCGACCGCAGGCAGACCGCAGCTCGAGGCAATTCTGGACGAGCAAGACGTCGAGTGGGATTCAGCGGCCAGCACCGCGCATTTGCTTTCCCAGATGAGCGCCACACAGCGCGCCCGGCTGGAGCAGGCGCGCAAGGCAGGCGACTTCTGCGGCGCGCTCTTTCGTCGCACGCGGCGAGACAAAGACGGGCGGTCGGTGGTGCGCGCCGAATGTCGTTTTGACGGTATGGCCGGCTGTCTGCGCACTCCGGCGGGCGGATCGTCGCGTCAGATCCTGCTGCAATACCACAAAGGACGTCCGCGCAGCAGGCTCTTCACGCCGCGAGAAACTGCGCGTTTGATGGGCCTGCCTGACACTTACATCCTTCCGCAGCGGGCCAACGAGGCCTACCGCCTTACGGGCGATGGCCTCGCCGTGCCGGCCGCCGCCTTTCTCGATCAGCACTTGCTCACGCCACTCTGCAAACGCCTGCGGCCGCGCCCTGCCGTCGCGCCATGA
- a CDS encoding DUF4442 domain-containing protein, translating into MDSPEQRTAPLWQATSSLLGFRHALNLYAPYLGAGVSVADYDPHFRWVEVELRDTFFNRNYVGSHFGGSLYAMCDPFYMFLLINRLGKDYIVWDQAARIDFLRPGYGTVRARFEISDGEIEAIRGAVARDRKTQREYEALVLDAEERPVARVWKQLYVRRTPPPRKKKGDAAAL; encoded by the coding sequence ATGGATTCGCCTGAACAACGCACGGCCCCGCTCTGGCAGGCGACCAGCTCGCTGCTTGGCTTTCGGCATGCGCTCAATCTGTATGCGCCTTACCTGGGCGCTGGCGTCAGCGTCGCCGACTATGATCCGCATTTCCGATGGGTTGAAGTCGAGCTGCGCGATACGTTCTTCAATCGAAATTACGTTGGCTCGCACTTTGGCGGTTCGCTCTACGCGATGTGCGATCCTTTCTATATGTTCCTGCTGATCAATCGGCTGGGCAAGGATTACATCGTCTGGGACCAGGCGGCGCGCATCGATTTCCTGCGCCCGGGTTACGGAACGGTGCGCGCTCGTTTCGAAATTTCCGATGGCGAAATCGAAGCAATTCGCGGCGCCGTGGCGCGCGATCGAAAAACGCAGCGCGAATACGAGGCTCTGGTGCTGGACGCAGAAGAGCGTCCGGTGGCGCGGGTATGGAAGCAACTCTATGTGCGCCGCACTCCTCCGCCTCGCAAGAAAAAGGGCGACGCCGCCGCTCTGTGA
- a CDS encoding Hsp20/alpha crystallin family protein: MNQEINVSRDNSTVEREAHRPEVAPAVDVYDAAEAITLVADMPGVAEQDLEVTLERSTLTIRGKALQLATADKDAASYAEYRLVDYYRAFSVSSEIDGEHISAKLNAGVLRLTLPKRQPNVRKIEVLGA; this comes from the coding sequence ATGAACCAGGAAATCAATGTAAGTCGAGATAACAGCACGGTAGAACGCGAGGCGCATCGCCCGGAAGTCGCTCCAGCGGTGGACGTCTACGATGCCGCCGAAGCAATTACCCTTGTCGCCGACATGCCCGGCGTCGCCGAGCAGGATCTGGAAGTGACCCTGGAGCGCAGCACCCTGACCATTCGCGGCAAGGCGCTGCAACTGGCAACCGCCGACAAGGACGCCGCCAGCTATGCCGAGTATCGCCTGGTCGATTACTATCGGGCCTTTTCGGTTTCCAGCGAGATCGATGGCGAGCATATCTCGGCCAAACTCAATGCCGGCGTGCTGCGTCTGACCTTGCCCAAGCGCCAGCCGAACGTTCGCAAGATCGAGGTGCTTGGCGCCTGA
- a CDS encoding Hsp20/alpha crystallin family protein has translation MLRYRSPFTFSAPFWAELFPQGRVNEQYPPVNLHVKGDRATLTALLPGVQLEDIEISIKDDRLRLSAERRDDAPEGSTTLRRERSRGKFSRTVQLPFRADSEHATARLERGELRIEVPRLEADKPRRIAISA, from the coding sequence ATGCTACGATACAGAAGCCCATTCACATTCAGCGCGCCCTTCTGGGCGGAACTATTTCCGCAGGGACGCGTCAACGAGCAGTATCCGCCAGTGAATCTGCACGTCAAAGGCGATCGCGCCACGCTGACCGCGCTCTTGCCCGGCGTACAGCTGGAAGACATCGAGATCAGCATCAAGGACGATCGCCTGCGTCTGAGCGCCGAACGACGCGACGATGCTCCGGAAGGTTCTACGACCCTGCGCCGCGAACGCTCGCGTGGAAAATTTTCGCGCACCGTGCAGCTGCCTTTTCGCGCCGATAGCGAACACGCCACGGCGCGCCTGGAACGCGGCGAGTTGCGCATTGAAGTTCCGCGTCTGGAGGCCGATAAGCCGCGTCGCATTGCCATCAGCGCTTGA
- a CDS encoding AraC family transcriptional regulator yields MKSQPLSEQTPASEGRRARIVPRDLLSLTGVTVIAAAGDSALLFKRLTAPLYEQPILSPAASLTIVLRGRKELHFSGGRRETLRAGDALFLAPEIFKVSDLFTAADGVFEQYLLFFDRTLLLEFLQERPLRLKGAALPPPALRIEASAALKRYLASVSGAFGGGARSNARMLRLKLLESLELIDQADRSRTFADWLFQTLHRQVRDPLRLVEELYASRLSLEDFASLCNCSLSSFQRAFRRQTGQSPGKWIQRKRMEHARRLLSRPEQNVTDAALALGYENISHFIRIFRRAFGLSPAQYRQRQFDQR; encoded by the coding sequence ATGAAATCGCAACCTTTGTCTGAACAAACGCCTGCATCGGAAGGACGGCGCGCCCGGATTGTACCCCGGGACCTCCTTTCTTTGACCGGCGTCACAGTCATCGCCGCCGCCGGCGATTCGGCGCTGCTCTTCAAGCGACTGACTGCGCCGCTCTACGAGCAGCCGATCCTTTCGCCTGCCGCTTCCCTGACCATTGTGCTGCGCGGACGCAAGGAGCTGCATTTTTCAGGCGGGCGCCGGGAGACCTTGCGCGCTGGCGACGCGCTTTTTCTGGCCCCGGAAATCTTCAAGGTTTCCGATCTATTTACCGCCGCCGATGGGGTCTTCGAACAGTACCTGCTCTTTTTCGATCGCACGCTACTGCTGGAGTTCCTGCAGGAACGACCGCTGCGACTGAAAGGCGCCGCGCTGCCGCCGCCGGCATTGAGAATTGAGGCCAGCGCAGCGCTGAAACGTTATCTTGCTTCTGTGTCTGGCGCCTTTGGCGGCGGCGCGCGCAGCAATGCACGCATGCTGCGCCTCAAACTGCTGGAGTCGCTGGAGCTAATTGATCAGGCGGACCGCAGCCGGACCTTTGCCGACTGGCTGTTTCAGACATTGCACCGACAGGTTCGCGATCCATTGCGGCTGGTCGAAGAGCTTTACGCCAGTCGGCTCAGTCTGGAGGACTTCGCATCGCTCTGCAATTGCAGCCTGTCCTCCTTTCAGCGCGCGTTTCGCCGACAAACGGGGCAGAGTCCTGGCAAATGGATCCAGCGCAAACGAATGGAACACGCCCGGCGCCTTCTTTCGCGCCCGGAGCAAAACGTAACCGACGCGGCCCTGGCGCTGGGCTACGAAAACATTTCGCACTTCATTCGCATCTTCCGCCGCGCCTTCGGTTTGAGTCCAGCGCAGTACAGGCAGCGGCAATTCGACCAGCGCTGA
- a CDS encoding SDR family NAD(P)-dependent oxidoreductase, with product MDLKNKTVLISGANRGIGRALAEAALARGARKVYAASRNGQPGWSASGLQALQLDVTDERSVKKAADIAQDVQILINNAGVLDFGNLLEASLDSFERLMNVNLWGNLRMDRAFLPALKRNGEGAIVNILTLVSLISAPGMAAYCASKAAAYSLALSLRASLAENGLRVLNVFPGAIDTDMLAGVEMAKTAPAHVAAEVFRALEQGREDVFPDPMSESVYAAWRADHKSVEKQFASM from the coding sequence ATGGATCTCAAGAACAAGACAGTGCTGATCAGCGGCGCAAATCGCGGCATTGGCCGCGCCCTGGCGGAGGCCGCCCTCGCCCGCGGCGCGCGCAAGGTTTATGCCGCTTCGCGCAACGGCCAGCCAGGCTGGTCGGCGTCCGGATTGCAAGCGCTGCAGCTCGACGTAACCGATGAGCGCAGCGTAAAAAAGGCGGCAGACATTGCCCAGGACGTACAAATTCTGATCAACAATGCCGGAGTCCTTGACTTTGGCAATCTGCTGGAGGCTTCGCTGGATTCTTTTGAAAGACTGATGAACGTCAATCTGTGGGGCAACCTGCGCATGGATCGCGCCTTTCTTCCGGCGCTGAAGCGCAACGGCGAGGGCGCCATCGTGAACATCCTTACGCTGGTCTCGTTGATCAGCGCGCCGGGCATGGCCGCCTACTGCGCGTCCAAAGCAGCCGCCTATTCGCTGGCTCTCTCGCTGCGCGCCAGTCTGGCCGAAAACGGCCTGCGTGTATTGAATGTTTTTCCCGGCGCAATTGACACGGATATGCTGGCCGGCGTTGAAATGGCAAAGACCGCGCCGGCCCATGTAGCGGCGGAGGTATTTCGAGCGCTGGAACAGGGGCGGGAAGATGTCTTTCCAGATCCGATGTCAGAGTCGGTCTATGCCGCCTGGCGGGCCGACCATAAGAGCGTTGAGAAACAATTCGCGAGCATGTAG